The Montipora foliosa isolate CH-2021 chromosome 1, ASM3666993v2, whole genome shotgun sequence genome has a window encoding:
- the LOC137995754 gene encoding uncharacterized protein isoform X1, which produces MALRYFESLFVVCLAVVCLAEEVNTEIYLPGIGMTSAEIIIVLTEGTVLLLLIIVLMIMLCRRCRHEKRNFLKDDEITPRVTVHISGILAPGTEYGICGLPGMYENPLKTSSFKSRLALTENHKSPFENTAHLGGPYASTLNHLYLQPRNENEDDGPCDVLIITRSYEKLIFHTRQKRQKKYETRGQSSYHEGVDASGLPVYKLDSRESESHNSRDIHTILEEASCDERSTSDRTATQEHLLEQISDDKESKEAISLQDMAFGCVVIDWQENVIQTQPSASLKHESDDADGLRSREVLHMDDQSGLIELDKSTLSQDAKA; this is translated from the exons GAATGACATCGGCCGAGATCATTATTGTTTTAACTGAAGGAACAGTGCTTCTCTTGCTTATTATAGTATTGATGATTATGCTGTGCAGGAGATGCA GGCATGAAAAGCGAAATTTCCTGAAAGACGACGAAATCACTCCTCGTGTGACAGTGCACATCAGCGGCATTTTGGCGCCAGGCACAGAGTACGGGATTTGTGGACTCCCAGGAATGTACGAAAATCCACTGAAAACCAGTTCATTCAAGAGCAGGCTTGCTTTGACAGAAAATCACAAGTCACCGTTTGAGAATACCGCTCACCTGGGTGGACCATATGCATCAACTCTCAACCACTTGTACTTGCAACCTCGAAATGAAAATGAGGACGATGGACCCTGTGATGTTTTAATAATCACGAGAAGCTATGAAAAGCTAATTTTTCACACAAGGCAAAAAAGGCAGAAAAAATACGAGACGAGAGGCCAATCGTCGTATCACGAAGGGGTCGATGCAAGTGGGTTGCCTGTGTACAAGCTAGATTCTCGGGAAAGCGAGAGCCATAATAGCAGAGATATTCATACAATATTAGAAGAAGCCTCATGCGACGAACGAAGTACGTCAGATAGAACAGCAACTCAAGAACACTTACTCGAGCAGATAAGCGACGACAAAGAAAGTAAAGAAGCCATCTCTTTACAAGATATGGCTTTCGGTTGTGTTGTAATTGACTGGCAGGAGAACGTGATTCAGACTCAACCGTCAGCTTCGTTGAAGCACGAATCCGACGACGCCGACGGTTTGCGTTCTCGAGAAGTCCTTCACATGGACGACCAATCTGGTTTAATTGAACTTGACAAGAGCACGCTTTCACAAGATGCCAAAGCATAA
- the LOC137995786 gene encoding uncharacterized protein yields MILHVFLYYLISTEVFTAAERCLKESFSGHTPKRHFKIYDHRILLLPLRLSFSRRASQQISTHVLRILLEEVLGYEDVILVSDESGLNIEKSLTKLSKCGSYRCSSSAVPDVMINTEVWVPSTHSYQSDKWIDSQLVHGAGTISSHGRFGWYLPTAFVEKMWQDRKIIAENWRALELKSVLAELSQNTSILNSQMKDLEHQKFCKSVTLCNDGWLHGSNCENSTQQCAVLLADFPDHYGGILSQQINSLNLNISVAWLGSQLKEIINQDQPFLLLNWEPSVITASKGLSRINFPSCRGNVSFVRELGSQQGNYDCDFPQSHLYKFSWEKIKENAPDVFHVLSNMYFDKDTLNSLLHKLQVGGGNSTSKKVACDWLRENRDVWQAWLPSGISNNIPVYIGGMFPLSVNEDAVWSRPGILEGAKMAVERINQDFKILNHYTFELIVKDTQCQTALTLSAFIEFMSQSHNNTIAGILGPACSVQTEIIAEVAPLYNTIVMGYSVEGISLADREKYPLFFRTSPSKAEFKFAYSAVFEFFGWKQFASLTDTNYVSSTVTATHQHLATKGVSLVFAGQVTNQENVDIKSYLRSLQESSAKIIIATLFESLARAVVCQAYLQGLTPQNGYVWFLPSWLASGWWRVDDYTHSDEHVLGVPCSTSDMQQFISGGYFSLSNAFFGKSWDIVQGGGTVIQWRQEYEKRVRTEGHAPSEYASFAYDGMWAYALALDKLFKSYPAGLDTIKTNQTTQLLKSFLQQTNFSGVSGPVSFSEGERYLPTVEIKQHFPSKVVTVGYVQPNMKGQCGKNRSCFTINETSIYWPKGIRPTDGRPEPFADQECSVESFRAALGTSCTTAIAIINVTVIGLFLIVVITLIWICIKKRYDRKYRETQQRMEELGLMEHSVLHLDEWEIPRENIVINRKLGEGAFGAVCGGEVIGLTAEGDWVPVAVKSLKVGSLPEDKLEFLSEAETMKSFDHNNIVKLLGVCTKGEPAFAVMELMIHGDLKNFLLARRQFANQNCKEADDVTPTKLTKMGADITNGLAYLAEMNFVHRDLALRNCMVSSGYVVKLGDFGMARAMYDSDYYRFGRKAMLPIRWMAPESLADGLFTNKSDVWSLGVTLWELTTFGSFPYQGLSNIEVVDRVKLGRSMDKPQECTSELKKLLTECWRREPDYRPSPCKILKLFSAHPAMITACLDSPLSSVVTDDDWTEPDHVRNRSIRTQCSTPPPSLKRKCTIAELSREREKVLMPGHEDNDPWVGDSRL; encoded by the exons ATGTTCTTCCAGTGCTGTTCCAGATGTTATGATAAACACGGAGGTTTGGGTCCCAAGTACACATAGTTACCAATCTGATAAGTGGATTGACAGTCAGCTGGTTCATGGAGCTGGAACCATCTCATCCCATGGAAG GTTTGGGTGGTATCTACCTACTGCATTTGTTGAAAAGATGTGGCAGGATAGGAAAATCATAGCTGAAAACTGGAGGGCATTGGAACTGAAGTCTGTCCTTGCAGAGCTGTCACAGAATACCTCTATACTTAATtctcaaatgaaggatttagAACATCAGAAATTTTGTAAAAGTGTTACTCTATGCAATGATGGCTGGCTTCATGGTTCTAACTGTGAAAACAGTACTCAACAATGTGCAGTTCTTTTGGCAGATTTTCCAG ATCATTATGGAGGGATACTCAGCCAACAGATCAACAGCCTCAATTTGAATATATCAGTAGCGTGGTTAGGCTCTCAATTAAAAGAGATCATAAATCAGGACCAGCCATTTCTGCTCTTGAATTGGGAACCCAGTGTAATAACAGCATCAAAGGGGCTATCAAGGATCAACTTTCCCTCATGCAG aggaaaTGTGTCCTTTGTCAGAGAATTGGGATCTCAGCAGGGAAATTATGACTGTGATTTCCCACAAAGTCACCTCTATAAATTTTCTTGggaaaaaattaaggaaaatgCACCTGATGTGTTCCATGTCCTATCCAACATGTATTTTGATAAAGATACTCTCAACAGCCTTCTGCATAAACTTCAAGTTGGTGGAGGTAACTCAACAAGCAAGAAAGTGGCCTGTGATTGGCTACGCGAGAACAGAGATGTTTGGCAGGCTTGGTTACCTTCTGGGATTTCAAATAATATTCCAGTGTATATTGGAGGGATGTTTCCCTTGTCTGTCAATGAGGATGCTGTGTGGAGTAGACCTGGTATCCTAGAAG GAGCAAAAATGGCTGTAGAAAGAATCAAccaagattttaaaattctcAATCATTACACCTTTGAACTAATTGTGAAAGACACCCAGTGCCAAACTGCTCTTACCCTTAGTGCATTCATTGAGTTTATGTCACAGTCTCATAACAATACAATAGCAGGTATTTTAGGACCAGCTTGTTCAGTTCAAACTGAGATTATTGCTGAAGTTGCACCTCTGTACAACACCATTGTTATGGGTTACAGCGTGGAAGGTATTTCCCTTGCCGATCGAGAGAAATACCCATTGTTTTTTCGAACATCTCCAAGTAAGGCAGAATTCAAGTTTGCCTATTCAGCTGTGTTTGAGTTTTTTGGATGGAAACAGTTTGCATCACTCACAGATACCAACTATGTGTCATCCACTGTGACAGCAACCCATCAACATTTGGCTACCAAGGGGGTTAGTCTGGTGTTTGCAGGACAAGTCACAAATCAAGAGAACGTAGATATCAAGTCTTATTTGAGGTCCTTACAGGAGAGCTCTGCAAAGATTATAATTGCAACACTGTTTGAGAGCCTGGCAAGAGCTGTTGTGTGTCAAGCGTATTTGCAG GGTCTGACTCCCCAGAATGGCTATGTTTGGTTTCTTCCATCTTGGTTGGCATCAGGCTGGTGGCGTGTGGATGACTACACTCATTCCGATGAACATGTCCTTGGAGTTCCCTGCTCAACCAGTGATATGCAGCAATTTATCAGTGGAGGGTATTTTTCACTCTCCAATGCCTTTTTTGGCAAAAGTTGGGATATTGTTCAAGGTGGTGGTACTGTGATACAGTGGAGACAAGAATATGAGAAAAGAGTCAGGACAGAG GGACATGCACCATCTGAGTATGCAAGCTTTGCTTATGACGGTATGTGGGCATATGCTCTGGCCTTGGATAAACTCTTCAAATCATACCCAGCCGGACTGGatacaataaaaacaaatcaaactaCGCA ACTCCTGAAGAGCTTTCTCCAACAGACCAATTTTAGTGGAGTGTCTGGTCCTGTGTCGTTCAGCGAAGGGGAGCGGTACCTCCCTACGGTAGAGATTAAACAGCACTTCCCCAGCAAGGTAGTGACAGTAGGATATGTGCAGCCCAACATGAAAGGACAGTGTGGTAAAAATAGGAGCTGCTTCACAATTAACGAGACAAGCATCTATTGGCCAAAAGGGATCAGACCTACTGATGGAAGACCAG agCCTTTTGCTGACCAGGAGTGTTCTGTGGAGTCATTCAGAGCTGCTCTTGGTACATCATGCACTACAGCAATAGCAATTATAAACGTAACAG TGATTGGCTTGTTTCTTATTGTAGTTATAACTCTCATCTGGATTTGTATTAAGAAGAG GTACGATCGTAAGTACAGGGAAACTCAACAACGCATGGAGGAGTTGGGTCTGATGGAGCACTCCGTCTTACATCTTGACGAGTGGGAGATCCCTAGGGAGAATATTGTTATTAATCGCAAGCTTGGTGAAGGAGCGTTTGGTGCTGTGTGTGGGGGCGAGGTGATTGGCTTAACCGCCGAGGGAGATTGGGTACCAGTCGCTGTCAAGTCCCTGAAAGTTGGTTCTCTTCCTGAAGACAAG CTCGAATTTCTCAGTGAGGCGGAAACGATGAAATCGTTTGATCACAACAATATTGTTAAGCTGCTGGGTGTTTGCACCAAGGGAGAGCCAGCATTTGCAGTGATGGAGCTTATGATTCACG GTGATCTGAAGAATTTCCTGTTGGCAAGGCGTCAATTTGCGAATCAAAACTGTAAGGAG GCCGACGATGTCACTCCAACAAAGCTGACGAAGATGGGCGCAGACATCACTAATGGTTTGGCGTACCTTGCTGAAATGAATTTTGTTCATCG GGATCTTGCTTTGAGGAACTGTATGGTTAGTTCAGGATATGTTGTCAAACTTGGAGATTTCGGGATGGCACGAGCTATGTACGACTCGGATTACTACAGATTCGGACGAAAAG CCATGCTTCCAATTCGCTGGATGGCACCCGAGTCCCTCGCAGATGGTTTGTTCACCAACAAGTCTGACGTATGGAGCCTGGGGGTAACCTTATGGGAACTGACAACATTTGGGAGTTTTCCTTACCAGGGTCTCTCGAACATAGAAGTTGTAGACAGAGTGAAACTGGGACGGAGCATGGATAAACCTCAAGAATGTACAAGTGAACT AAAAAAATTGCTGACAGAGTGCTGGAGAAGGGAGCCAGATTACAGACCAAGTCCTTGCAAGATCCTCAAGTTATTCAGCGCTCATCCAGCAATGATCACCGCTTGTTTGGATTCTCCGTTGTCCAGCGTGGTCACCGATGATGACTGGACTGAGCCTGATCATGTTCGGAATAGAAGCATAAGGACACAGTGTAGCACACCTCCGCCTTCTCTTAAGCGTAAATGTACTATTGCAGAGCTCTCTCGTGAGCGCGAAAAAGTTTTGATGCCTGGACACGAAGACAATGATCCTTGGGTCGGTGACTCAAGGTTATGA
- the LOC137995754 gene encoding uncharacterized protein isoform X2, whose product MTSAEIIIVLTEGTVLLLLIIVLMIMLCRRCRHEKRNFLKDDEITPRVTVHISGILAPGTEYGICGLPGMYENPLKTSSFKSRLALTENHKSPFENTAHLGGPYASTLNHLYLQPRNENEDDGPCDVLIITRSYEKLIFHTRQKRQKKYETRGQSSYHEGVDASGLPVYKLDSRESESHNSRDIHTILEEASCDERSTSDRTATQEHLLEQISDDKESKEAISLQDMAFGCVVIDWQENVIQTQPSASLKHESDDADGLRSREVLHMDDQSGLIELDKSTLSQDAKA is encoded by the exons ATGACATCGGCCGAGATCATTATTGTTTTAACTGAAGGAACAGTGCTTCTCTTGCTTATTATAGTATTGATGATTATGCTGTGCAGGAGATGCA GGCATGAAAAGCGAAATTTCCTGAAAGACGACGAAATCACTCCTCGTGTGACAGTGCACATCAGCGGCATTTTGGCGCCAGGCACAGAGTACGGGATTTGTGGACTCCCAGGAATGTACGAAAATCCACTGAAAACCAGTTCATTCAAGAGCAGGCTTGCTTTGACAGAAAATCACAAGTCACCGTTTGAGAATACCGCTCACCTGGGTGGACCATATGCATCAACTCTCAACCACTTGTACTTGCAACCTCGAAATGAAAATGAGGACGATGGACCCTGTGATGTTTTAATAATCACGAGAAGCTATGAAAAGCTAATTTTTCACACAAGGCAAAAAAGGCAGAAAAAATACGAGACGAGAGGCCAATCGTCGTATCACGAAGGGGTCGATGCAAGTGGGTTGCCTGTGTACAAGCTAGATTCTCGGGAAAGCGAGAGCCATAATAGCAGAGATATTCATACAATATTAGAAGAAGCCTCATGCGACGAACGAAGTACGTCAGATAGAACAGCAACTCAAGAACACTTACTCGAGCAGATAAGCGACGACAAAGAAAGTAAAGAAGCCATCTCTTTACAAGATATGGCTTTCGGTTGTGTTGTAATTGACTGGCAGGAGAACGTGATTCAGACTCAACCGTCAGCTTCGTTGAAGCACGAATCCGACGACGCCGACGGTTTGCGTTCTCGAGAAGTCCTTCACATGGACGACCAATCTGGTTTAATTGAACTTGACAAGAGCACGCTTTCACAAGATGCCAAAGCATAA